DNA sequence from the Drosophila sechellia strain sech25 chromosome 3L, ASM438219v1, whole genome shotgun sequence genome:
TGCTgcaatatttttcttaatatttCAACCTCAAGATGGGAGAGAATGCTCGGTATGGAGTTGAAGATCAGGAGTGGGTGATTAGAGGGGATTCACTGCAATCTGCAGCGTGGTGTTGCATTAGTGGGGATAAGCACCTTTCCCAAAAAGTACAAATTACAAATTCTTACGGATTTCCCCATATACCATTAATGGATAAAGGATATTTTCAGTACAACATCCTACTAAGTTATTGGTCGAAGCCATAACTTGATAAGAACACGTAATAATTTAATTCCCCTTTCTAATGTTAGTTAATTATTAACATCATAATAAATGCGAATCCCTTATAAGACTTCCTGATTTGGAGCAGTGCACTCAtctgcctgctgctgctgctggctggctgctcaTTTGTCTGGCCCGGCTCAGACGCAAGTTCTGCGCACTTCTGGAGCACTTCAGCTGCCACAGGGTTTCCTCCGAATGCTGCCAGAGATTTGGAGTGGGAATGTTGGGAATggcaatgggaatgggaatgaggatgaggatgggcTTGAGTTTGGGCATGGGTAGGgatgctgatggtgatggggAGCGATGGCAAGATTGGAGGctgctgcgcatgcgcagaGCCATTTGCAAAGGATGGCAGGCAGTCTCGCTTTTGCGTTGCTGTTTTGTTGTGACAGGGATTGCAAACTGCGAACTGGGATTGCCTTACCTTGTCGAGGACTACCGCTTGGCTCCCTATAGTGCCCCCATTGTTCCCTTCGCTGCGATCCCTTGCCCACTTGGCGTTGTTGGCTGTTGTTAAACAAGCGAAACTTTGTGCCCGATAATGATCTACACGGGATTGCGAAGATGTTCGAGGGCCCGCAGTTTAGCGTAGTGCGAACAGATGGCCCAGAACACGCACTGTGAGAAAATCATTAGCAAATTGGCTATAAAGATATATGAGCTACATATTTGCTTTTGTTATGACCAGTGTGTTTTCCATTTACTTGCtctatattctatatattttcttgCTGTGGAATGAAAAAAGTCTCTTTCTGACAAAAGCCCATCCTCAAGCCGCCTCAGCATCTTAATCAGATCTCGAGCAAGCTCAGTCATTGATGAGGGAATTCATAAAGTGTAGAACCGAAATTTTGGAGTGGGAGAGTGCTGAGTTTTTCCAGCGAACCGCTCGACACCCGCCCGCTGGGTCTCGAGTCCTTGCTGGATGGAggaaggaaaacaaaacaatgcaGATCTCACACCAGAGATTCTCAAGTGGTTCGCCTCGCAGGAGGCAATCATCAATCAAGCGCAGGGAACGCTCTTCACGCCATTGAGGAAATGCCCCGTTCTCCGGTACGCCGGTTCTTCTGCGTATCCTGGCGAGCCTGCCTTATCACGTAACGTGCAATGCGTGTCCCTGCGTCCTTTGAAAGTCATTAAGCGTCGAGTCCTTTGTCGCAGCCTCTCGAGTCCAAACAATGAAGATGTGAAAATGCACGCTTTCCCTGCTGCTGGGACAAAGAGCCCTGCTCAAAGACCCAAAAGACATAGATTGAAGAAATAAACCCCGACCCAGCCCATATACTACTCGTAGCcataaaccaaaccaaacccaacCCAAATCCAATCCAGTGCGAGGCGCAGGCGCATAGACACAGCGACGCCTCGTTCCTTTTGTCCCGTCTCAAGTGCCTAAATGATTTCCCGGAATTTACACCCTGCGTCTGCTTACAGGTGATTGATATCGATCCCTTCTGGCTGCCGACAACCGAGGAGGAGCTGATGCACTTCGGCGAGAAGGCGGACTCCGCCAACCGAGCCAAGGTCTACATGGACAGTGTCCGGCGAAGGAAGGGCCTCTTTGTGGACGAGCAGGTGGTGGAGCATGCGGAGAAGCAGCGCACCCTCTCCAAGAACAAGTGATTTGGCAGTTGATGATCGTTCGGGTAAGTTCCATTTCCCTGTTCCATTTCAACCAAAAcccattaaaataaaatcagcgCATTTGTTTCAACATTTCATGATAAGTTCAAATATAGAAAAGTTTAGCTtttattcaaaatatattgatGGGAATGATTTACATtggcaaaatatttatgcaatgcaATCAATATCTGCTCTGGGTTCAAATCTTTTTATTAGGAATCGTTAAAGTTAATTCACAGGCTAGTTCTTGTGCTGTTCAATTTCCGTCTCCAGGACAGCTTCCGTTTGGGAAATAAGTCCGCTCTCCTTCTCAGGAACTTCCGGAACAGCCAGTGAATTTTTGCCCAAAACAATGTGTAGGCAACTAATTAGaccaattaaataattaataagacAAATAAGAGTCACGTCGCGGAATCACTTACAGTATCATCATAAAGACGGCGATTTGGGTGGCAATGGTTAGGATGAAGACATATCCTCCGTGATTCGTATTCTGAGTGCGTCGATAAAGTTGCGAATAGCACACACCGCTGATGAAGGGCACCGCATTATCGCAAACCGATAGCAGCGCAAACACCTTTCCACGCTCCGATGTGGGCACTATTTTCGAGGTCATGGCCCGGATCATGGGACCCACAATTGGACCCAAGCTGCAGACAACGGCTCCGGCGTAGAGCAAGTCCGTATTGGTGGCGAAATAGAAGAACAAGCGGGCTATCGAATGGGCCCACGTGCCAATGAAAATGATTGTCTATGAATAAAACCATTTGAGTTATTAAATAGATTTTTGATTGGATTACAGCACTTGGAATGTTAATCTTTTGGACAAGCAAAATTAAGTTAATTTCTACTTAGTAATCTCTGAATTCCGGTTAAATTTGTATAGACAAGACTTTGGACTTTGCCAAGCAATAGCTAGTAATAGGAACGCACCGTATCCCTCCATCCAAGGATCTTGTTCATCAGCGGCACAGCCAACAGCATGGCAATCACGTAGGCCGATGACTTGAATGTCTTGAAGTTGCTGTACGCACTCACATCCCAGTCAAATTTGCCCAGGGTGTACATGTAGAGGTACTGCCCCTCGTCCCGCTGGAACGTGTACAGGGCCATGCTGACCAGAAGGATAATGAGAAAGCTGCGACGATGACCCTTTCGCGGCTTCACCAACACCGCCAACGAGTCCTTCACATGCTGCTTATCAAAGAAGTCGCCCCAAAAGCCACAGCATCCGAGTTCCCTCAGCGATCGCTGCCTCGGCGTTGTTTGCCACTGAAAGTTGATGTTGCAAAATTAAGGAAGTGCATATATACAGGACTATGAAGTATATAGGATTATGGACTTTTATGGAACAAGCATAAGATGAATCCCAAACTTACCTTCAGGGCGCACATGGTGTAGATGATGGCGAGGGCAAGTAGTGAAGCGTTCACGGTGAACATGTCCGCGTAGGACTGATTGAACACGTTGTAAAAGAGATGCGAGCCCAGGGCCACGCCCAGGGGCATGGCACTGAGGTAGATCACGTCCAGGATGGTCACTCGGATGGTGCGCTGCTGCAGCGTGGAAATGTCCGAGATGTAGGCGAAGCAGGAGGCAAAAATGGCCACATCCGCACCGGTCAACGCCGATGGCAACGTGGCCGAGTAGATGATGTTCTGCACCGGCCACGTGGGCATCCTAGCGTTGACCACTATCATCGTGGAGTAGACAAACTTTCCCACTAATCCCATGAGCAGGGGCAACTTTCGGCCACGCCGATCCGAGAAGGAGCCCAGAAAAAGGGCCAGGATAATGGGGAAAACGTGGGCGGAAATGTTCTCCCACTGAAGGAACCAGGCATTGGTCAACATTGCCTCCCTTCGGAACTCCTCGTTCTCCGGCTTGTTGAGATTCCTGCAGATCTCCTCCGTGAAATTCCTGTTAACCCGACAGGACTTGTACAGAAAGAAGTTCTGCTCCACCACCGAGGTGATCATGAAGGCGAACATGTACAGGAACATTGTGGGCTCCACGGATATGGATGTGACcacatgccacgcccactggaGAGCGGTATGGCCCGCCATCTCGTCACGCTGTTCCCTAACGGGGCCGGACGCGCTGTTCTCATTGTTCTCACTGGTCTCACTGGTCTCGCTGTTCTCACTAGACCGACTGTTTCGTCTTTGTGCGTCATTTTCGGAGTGTGCCTGCAAGTATGCAATGGAATTTGGTATTCGAACTGCTTGATTGTTCTGATGTTGGCAATGCCATAGATTTCGAAGAGAGGATCTCTTCTTACGCTTTGCGTTTAAAACTCGTTTAAAGCAATAGATGCTCTACAACAATTTTGTTTGAAATGGTTCACTTGATTATATTATCGTCTTTTGCTACCGTTTAGTAGTTAGCCACACAAATATTATCAGGTCTGATTTCATAAAAATCGTTTATTAATGAAGCACTCTAATTACTTAATAGAAACTATCTATTAGAAAATTAATAGAAACTGCGGTTGTTCACAGCTTATGTCTTGTGTTTAATTATAGAAACAATTTAACAGAAGAAGTTCCGATAACAATTTCTTTGCACTACATACCAAAAGAGTATTCGTAAGTCACCAACACTTTATCATATTAATACCGACCACATGCTGacactttaaatatttatagttgaCAAACAATGATATAAGCGTAATACTTTAAGGAAAATTTCCGAATGTTccctttgtttatttgctttttgTGAAACCAGATAGAATACTTGAAATCAATAATGAAACtttgcacacacaaaaactATATTCACGGTCAGGTCAGCTGTGTTTAAAGATTTCTCTGCGAGCTTCGCGCGTTTTTTAGGCATCAATTGCCATACGTAATCATTCAACGAATCGCAGCGGTCCAATTTGTTCAATTTCTTAATTGCATAAAAGTCGAACtattttatttcgtatttttttagtgacactttttgtttgttcaaTTCAGAGCCTACATTTAGAGGCGtcgcaaataaaaacaaaatagaaaacaCTTACCCCTGTGGCGCTCATTTTTACTTTGCGCACCCGCTCTTACACTGTTAATGTTAAGTGTGCTGCTGGTCTGTTAGGTTTGGTGGTGAGTGTAAGCTGAAAGCTTTTATGCTCTAGCTGTTTTTACCGCTTAGCTTTTGCAATTCAAAATGTAACCGCCAAACGCAGCGCATAGGATTAGACTTCTAGCCATTTACTTTAGATAGATGGGGTAGATtgaattattgtttatttctgtGAATTATTCAACCAAacatattaaaatttaaaattattatcaaAATAATGAGTTAGGAAACTGTAGAGAGCACTTAGATTTCCTTACTTAAGTTATAATTTCAATTAGAAATGGCAGCTTATCAATGATTGTTTGCTTTATATATTCggtaaatgtatttattattcattCATTATTTGTTTTCCGAATTTTGCAGTAGATTAGATTTATTAAACTACACTTCAGTTGTGGAGTATATCACAAAATAGGTTTTTTATCATCTcacttcttgtttttttttagttgcaCGTGTATGATTGTATAATTTAACTAATTTCAGTTGACGTCTAGCCGGGATTTATGGATTTATTTCCTTGATCAAATCGCACGTAGCTCTTTGATTTTGTTCGATATCACTAAAAACCGTCGATAAGGGCTTATGAAGCTTAATTTAAGACTCATTCATTTGGATTTATTACACTGGCCAACGATTTGCTTCAATAATAAGTTTAAGTGATTTTCAATCACCAAACTGTGATTTACTGTGCTGTTTGTGTCGTTTGTATATTGAATTTCATTACGCTGCACTTATTTTCCACTGATATTGTGTTCCACggaacataaatatttaaccgCACAGATGCGACTTGATCGCTTTATAGGTCGATAGCGACTGAAAACCCAGAGGGTAGTTGATCCGTCCACTCAAACTCGCCTTATCAGCCGAAATGCTGATACAGAGCGTTTTCTATTGGCCTCCACCGGCAATCGAAGCTACAATGGCGATTGTTaattactctttatttataaacgttTTCAATGGATTTTTCCAATTCACTGCCGACCATTTCTGATTATTTactattttctttcttttttttgcagttACTAAGAAGTTTTTGATTTACCACCACGAATGGAAGCCTGAAATTTTGCTGAGGAatggcatattttttatacattatacaaatatttaatgaacaaataaaaaataaatattatcttaaaaaaatatgtttattttgaTGCGGTTATTTTAATAAGGATATAGGCGCATATATTAGATTGCAAGcgaataatattatttttaaatgcccaaaagtatgcaacgatTCCTTAGAAAAACTTTATGTTCGCCTTTCAAATGGTAAGATTAAAAAGTCTGATTTTTCAAACGTGTTtcaaaacatatatattagtcaaaatttaaaaagcagGCAAGCCCTTGACTCTTCCCacataaaaaaagaaaataagcGAATCCCTAACATCAAATCCAAATACATTATTttggataataaaaaaaagagtaTCTAATCAAAAGCCTTTCaatgtgaaaataaaaattaaaaatacgtAAATTAACCCAATGAAAAATACTTCATTGAGAAAAAGAGTCTTGTGGAAATGTGGGAATTACAGTTACCAGACTATTTCTTGTATTCATCAATCATTTTCTTGGTCCGCTTTTGAGTCAAATGAATGCGAAAACGCGTAGCAAAACAGAGATGACAATTGGCTCCCATCTGGTTGTTGGCTTTCCCGATCCAGCGGCGGTTTTCCGAGCTGGCTGCTTGGATGACTCTGGCGCTGCAGGGCTTCCCGTTGGGTTGGTGGGTTGGTCTGGACTGCATTTTCCGCTGGCAATGGTAATCGGAGCCGCCACCTAAGCCCGCTGCTTCCCAAGCGGTCGGTAAACTGCAAGACGATCGAATGCCCGCTGCCAGGGCCACCCCAAAGATTGTGGACCCCGCACCTCGGATCCCAAGTTTAGCATATTTGCATTGTGGGGTGCTGGGCAGCACAGTAGTCATTGGCAAGTAAGCTATTTTCATCCAACCCGCGTAATTTTACTAATACGAAAAGAAAAGTGAGAATCAGGAGTAAGTAACGAACAATAATgtaaaattcattttaaaataatatgtttaaaagtacattaattataatttaataatattttgtaaaactttcctttttggttttaaatttgaaactttttaaattctaGTTTAcagtaaaaataaacaaatcaaagatACTCTTTGTCAAATCCTCTTTACCCAATCTTCACTGTTCCCGTCCATCTTACTGTCAACTTGGCTGTGACAACTTCTCAGAAAGGTTTAGACGGTTAGTTGGTGCCCAGCTGTGGCACGCTTCGGTTCAGAAAAAGTCAGGCTCCTCAGCCGTGAGATCCAAGATAAAACCCACAGATAATGTCGGATTCAGATAGCAAGCGGATCGATGTGGAGGACCCGGAGCGGGTGGAGCAGCACGAATTGCAGGTAATGCCGGTGGGCAGCACCATTGAGGTGCCCAGCTTGGACAGCACACCCAAGCTATCGAAACGGAACAGTTCGGAGAGAAGTCTGCCGCTCAGGAGCTACAGCAAATGGTCGCCCACTGAGCAGGGAGCCACTCTGGTGTGGCGGGATCTCTGCGTCTATACCAATGTCGGTGGCTCCGGGCAGCGGATGAAGCGGATCATCAACAACTCAACGGGGGCCATTCAACCGGGCACTCTGATGGCTCTAATGGGCTCGAGGTAAGCTGCTGCAGAAATCGATACCACTAAGAGATCAGGTGCACTCGAGTGGAATGTGCTCGAGAAGAGGCTGTTCAAAAAAGTGCTAACTATGTCAAGATGTCTTATTTTCGGATCTGATAAGCAGAGATTCCGCTGGGTGTCGCCCCCTCTAATAAAACTTCTCCCATTCACAGTGGCTCTGGGAAAACAACACTCATGTCAACGCTCGCCTTTCGACAGCCGGGTAAGTTGTAGGCACTACCAAGTACATGCGACTCTAGTTCCCGATAAGATTACACTGATCCCCATACAATCTCCGCCCGCTCCATTTGCATTGGGATCTGTGCTGCAGCCGGGACCGTCGTTCAAGGCGACATTCTGATAAACGGCCGGCGCATCGGGCCCTTCATGCACCGCATCAGCGGCTACGTCTACCAGGATGACCTCTTCCTCGGATCGCTGACTGTTCTCGAGCACTTGAACTTTATGGTGAGCTTTAAACTATGCAGATGTGTCTAAAGAAAGGGATTAGACGTATCGTATCATATCTATCATATCTGGCGGAATAACTTTCATGTTTGTTTGTTCTGTTCCAGGCACATCTCCGCCTGGATCGTCGGGTGTCGAAAGAGGAGCGTCGCCTCATCATTAACGAGCTGCTGGAGCGAACCGGCCTCCTTTCGGCGGCGCAAGCTCGAATTGGTAGTGGCGATGACAAGAAGGTCCTTTCGGGGGGAGAACGCAAACGATTGGCATTCGCCGTGGAGCTGCTGAACAATCCGGTGATTCTGTTTTGCGATGAGCCCACCACGGGACTGGACTCATACAGTGCCCAGCAGCTGGTGGCCACGTTGTACGAATTGGCCCAGAAGGGCACCACCATACTGTGCACCATCCATCAGCCGAGTTCGCAGCTCTTCGACAACTTCAACAACGTGATGCTGCTGGCCGATGGGCGGGTAGCCTTTACGGGATCACCTCAGCATGCGCTGAGTTTCT
Encoded proteins:
- the LOC6605967 gene encoding proton-coupled folate transporter isoform X2, translating into MAGHTALQWAWHVVTSISVEPTMFLYMFAFMITSVVEQNFFLYKSCRVNRNFTEEICRNLNKPENEEFRREAMLTNAWFLQWENISAHVFPIILALFLGSFSDRRGRKLPLLMGLVGKFVYSTMIVVNARMPTWPVQNIIYSATLPSALTGADVAIFASCFAYISDISTLQQRTIRVTILDVIYLSAMPLGVALGSHLFYNVFNQSYADMFTVNASLLALAIIYTMCALKWQTTPRQRSLRELGCCGFWGDFFDKQHVKDSLAVLVKPRKGHRRSFLIILLVSMALYTFQRDEGQYLYMYTLGKFDWDVSAYSNFKTFKSSAYVIAMLLAVPLMNKILGWRDTTIIFIGTWAHSIARLFFYFATNTDLLYAGAVVCSLGPIVGPMIRAMTSKIVPTSERGKVFALLSVCDNAVPFISGVCYSQLYRRTQNTNHGGYVFILTIATQIAVFMMILCLHIVLGKNSLAVPEVPEKESGLISQTEAVLETEIEQHKN
- the LOC6605967 gene encoding proton-coupled folate transporter isoform X1 translates to MSATGAHSENDAQRRNSRSSENSETSETSENNENSASGPVREQRDEMAGHTALQWAWHVVTSISVEPTMFLYMFAFMITSVVEQNFFLYKSCRVNRNFTEEICRNLNKPENEEFRREAMLTNAWFLQWENISAHVFPIILALFLGSFSDRRGRKLPLLMGLVGKFVYSTMIVVNARMPTWPVQNIIYSATLPSALTGADVAIFASCFAYISDISTLQQRTIRVTILDVIYLSAMPLGVALGSHLFYNVFNQSYADMFTVNASLLALAIIYTMCALKWQTTPRQRSLRELGCCGFWGDFFDKQHVKDSLAVLVKPRKGHRRSFLIILLVSMALYTFQRDEGQYLYMYTLGKFDWDVSAYSNFKTFKSSAYVIAMLLAVPLMNKILGWRDTTIIFIGTWAHSIARLFFYFATNTDLLYAGAVVCSLGPIVGPMIRAMTSKIVPTSERGKVFALLSVCDNAVPFISGVCYSQLYRRTQNTNHGGYVFILTIATQIAVFMMILCLHIVLGKNSLAVPEVPEKESGLISQTEAVLETEIEQHKN